A part of Haladaptatus caseinilyticus genomic DNA contains:
- a CDS encoding oligosaccharide flippase family protein: MQRSILSGVLSVAGTKVLTLIVGLLTTPILYRLLQPEGVGVYTTVLSVFSLFMILVSSGVADGVRKFLAEDRDMDCWEENVVGFYFRLAFSLSVAGAIVLALATWVGLVEKVFGPGFELYFYVLTILVITDQFRAYSRRTLMGFGLERYSEPLKVLQQLAFVAVAIPLVHFGFGVNGALAGKIAAGGVVTVAGLTIIARRTSLRGVFRTTPEKFPRRTMLTFNSLSVVLIFLLMSLYHVDILMLQLISGSKQVGYYRAALKLAEFLWFIPLALQTVFVHSTSELWSNDKTEKISKLAARTTRYTFLLTGIMSIGLAALANVAVPVYFSSDFTPAITPLLLLLPGTLGFAVARPILAIAQGKGNLKYPIIATGVAAGINLILNLILIPRFGMHGAAIATSMGYGSMFVFHLWSARRIGFDPLSDARLGRVIATTVLSAPPIFVLAQFLDVRPELFGIEVPLSLVLVPPLGFIVFLFFAFAMGALGVCEVLNTLSSFPEPVGSRAETLQANANNDTMSSDSIQKMMIVAGILLFISGIGYAFLNPGLGGLGGSSDPAPTTQPPTNTTATDTITSTTPPATTAEETKPPESTTRPPSTTPPEETAEPTETSSTTQPSTTPEETTQPSTTSTTQPPTTTSEVTTQPSTTSTTQPSTTTTQPPTTSTTQPSTTTSETTTQPSTTSPTTTMTSSSNSTTEAPGTGSTTQSSRTTTPLSTTTTSLSTTTSSFPTIATTTLTTTSAQ, translated from the coding sequence ATGCAGAGAAGTATTCTAAGTGGAGTTCTATCGGTAGCAGGAACTAAAGTACTTACACTCATCGTTGGATTACTGACGACACCGATACTTTACCGTCTTCTCCAACCAGAAGGCGTTGGTGTGTACACTACCGTTCTCTCGGTGTTCTCACTCTTTATGATTCTCGTAAGCTCCGGCGTCGCTGATGGAGTTCGAAAATTCCTTGCCGAAGATCGAGATATGGATTGTTGGGAAGAAAATGTTGTCGGGTTTTATTTCCGGCTAGCATTCTCGCTCTCAGTAGCTGGAGCGATTGTTCTCGCGCTTGCAACGTGGGTTGGATTAGTCGAAAAAGTGTTCGGGCCAGGATTCGAGCTGTACTTTTACGTCCTCACAATTCTTGTGATAACTGATCAATTCCGTGCTTACTCTCGGCGAACGCTAATGGGGTTTGGATTAGAACGATATTCCGAGCCACTAAAAGTACTGCAGCAACTGGCATTCGTCGCAGTAGCGATTCCACTCGTTCATTTTGGATTTGGTGTAAACGGCGCACTTGCCGGAAAAATCGCGGCTGGGGGTGTGGTCACGGTCGCAGGGCTGACAATAATCGCACGACGGACCTCCTTGCGAGGAGTCTTCCGAACAACTCCAGAAAAGTTCCCGCGGCGCACAATGCTTACGTTCAATTCGCTATCTGTTGTGTTAATATTCTTGCTTATGTCGCTATACCACGTCGATATCCTTATGCTCCAATTGATATCAGGGAGCAAACAAGTCGGGTATTACCGAGCTGCACTAAAGCTTGCTGAGTTTCTTTGGTTCATTCCACTGGCACTTCAGACGGTATTTGTCCACTCAACTTCTGAATTGTGGTCGAACGACAAAACGGAGAAAATATCGAAATTGGCGGCACGAACGACGCGATACACATTCCTTCTTACTGGTATCATGTCAATAGGTCTTGCAGCACTCGCGAATGTTGCTGTCCCAGTGTATTTCAGCTCCGATTTTACACCAGCGATCACACCGTTATTGCTTCTCTTGCCAGGGACGCTTGGTTTTGCAGTTGCGCGACCTATCCTTGCGATAGCACAAGGAAAGGGTAATCTGAAATATCCAATCATCGCCACGGGAGTTGCGGCAGGTATAAATCTAATTCTCAATCTCATTCTTATTCCTCGCTTTGGAATGCACGGAGCGGCAATTGCTACCAGCATGGGATATGGTTCGATGTTTGTCTTCCATTTATGGAGTGCACGAAGAATTGGGTTTGACCCCTTGTCAGATGCCCGACTCGGCCGGGTTATTGCAACAACAGTTCTCTCCGCACCACCTATCTTTGTCTTAGCACAATTTCTTGACGTCCGACCAGAACTCTTTGGAATCGAAGTACCGCTTTCACTTGTACTCGTCCCACCACTTGGCTTCATTGTGTTTCTATTCTTCGCCTTTGCAATGGGTGCGCTGGGAGTCTGTGAAGTCCTCAATACGCTGTCTTCGTTCCCTGAACCAGTCGGCTCTCGTGCCGAAACACTTCAAGCAAACGCCAACAACGATACAATGTCATCCGATTCAATACAGAAAATGATGATTGTCGCCGGAATCCTACTCTTTATTTCGGGTATTGGATACGCATTCCTTAACCCCGGATTAGGAGGGCTCGGCGGCAGTTCCGATCCAGCACCGACTACACAACCACCAACGAACACGACAGCCACTGATACAATCACCAGTACGACCCCTCCAGCCACGACTGCTGAGGAGACAAAGCCACCAGAGAGTACAACAAGACCACCATCCACGACACCACCTGAAGAAACTGCGGAGCCGACAGAGACATCAAGTACGACCCAACCATCGACGACACCGGAAGAAACTACTCAGCCATCCACAACCAGTACGACCCAACCGCCCACAACAACATCAGAAGTTACTACTCAACCATCTACAACCAGTACGACACAACCATCCACAACTACGACCCAACCGCCCACAACTAGTACAACTCAACCATCCACAACCACATCGGAAACAACTACCCAGCCATCTACAACTAGTCCTACGACTACAATGACATCTAGTAGTAATTCAACGACCGAAGCACCAGGCACTGGATCGACGACACAGTCTAGCAGGACTACAACCCCATTGAGCACTACTACAACTTCATTAAGTACGACAACTTCATCGTTTCCGACAATAGCAACAACCACATTGACGACGACGTCTGCTCAGTGA
- a CDS encoding glycosyltransferase encodes MSSDADTQITEPPDMGDVPQSHNLEALGDKNLLIVSHSYNHFVKGQVDVLADYFNEVYVLVRYNRFADISKYLPIDYAKPFSKNAKINQEDKPENLTVISTPLLYLPIDLHRRYLGDQHARRVKKVVSKIPVEFDVVHSHLTWTAGYVGTILARELGIPSILTVHENHDLFVDQLESSNDKINQTWKNADAIVRVNRQDQDTLQQFNDAVYYIPNGFSQERLHRVPQAEAKMELGIESETKLLFALGHLKKRKGFQHLVDVMPEIVEQEGDVICAIGGHGGMQSELEEKIEEFDLENHVQLLGYVSNEKLKYWMSACDAFVLPSYSESFGLVQLEAMACGSPVVSTINGGSEEVVTSEDHGFLIDTPDDHDALTDAIIRALRKDWNRDRIEAHAKQFTWERVCVDIVHLYAELLSL; translated from the coding sequence ATGTCGAGTGATGCGGACACGCAGATTACCGAACCACCGGATATGGGGGATGTACCGCAAAGCCACAATCTGGAGGCTCTAGGGGACAAGAACTTACTTATTGTTTCACACAGCTATAATCACTTTGTTAAGGGGCAAGTAGATGTTCTTGCCGATTATTTCAACGAAGTATACGTCCTCGTTCGATACAACCGGTTTGCAGATATCTCAAAATACCTCCCAATAGATTACGCCAAACCTTTTAGCAAAAATGCGAAGATTAATCAAGAAGATAAACCAGAAAATCTCACCGTCATTAGCACACCATTACTCTATTTGCCAATTGACCTGCACCGGCGATATCTTGGCGACCAACACGCACGAAGAGTAAAAAAGGTCGTCTCTAAGATTCCTGTTGAATTCGACGTGGTACATAGCCATTTGACCTGGACTGCAGGCTATGTCGGGACTATTCTCGCACGCGAGCTAGGAATCCCGTCTATTCTCACAGTTCATGAAAACCACGATCTATTTGTTGACCAACTCGAATCCTCAAATGATAAAATAAATCAAACATGGAAAAACGCTGATGCCATCGTCCGTGTGAACCGGCAGGATCAGGACACACTCCAGCAATTCAATGATGCAGTGTATTATATTCCAAACGGCTTCAGTCAGGAGAGATTACATAGGGTACCACAAGCTGAGGCAAAAATGGAACTTGGTATCGAAAGCGAGACAAAGCTGCTTTTCGCACTTGGGCATCTGAAAAAGAGAAAAGGATTTCAGCACCTGGTTGATGTCATGCCCGAAATCGTAGAGCAGGAAGGAGACGTGATATGTGCAATTGGTGGCCACGGCGGCATGCAGTCCGAACTTGAAGAAAAAATCGAGGAGTTTGATTTAGAAAACCATGTTCAACTACTCGGATATGTATCTAATGAGAAGTTGAAATACTGGATGAGCGCCTGTGACGCATTCGTCCTTCCAAGTTATAGTGAGAGTTTTGGTCTCGTGCAGTTAGAAGCGATGGCCTGTGGATCACCTGTTGTTTCGACAATCAACGGTGGAAGCGAGGAAGTCGTCACTTCTGAAGATCATGGATTCCTCATTGATACTCCAGACGACCACGACGCATTAACAGACGCAATAATTCGTGCACTTCGTAAAGATTGGAATCGAGATAGAATCGAAGCACACGCCAAGCAATTCACGTGGGAGCGTGTTTGTGTCGATATTGTCCATCTCTACGCCGAATTACTAAGCTTATAG
- a CDS encoding glycosyltransferase family 2 protein — MSVIVPTYNRAHSLPRTIESVLSQTLEDIELIIVDDASDDNTTEVVASYDDDRIRFYKHEENQGASAARNTGIEHAEGQYMAFLDSDDVWLPTKLEKQVLTLELRSDDWVAAYCKAETVHPNGQNAIVKWATQLISRRNKTEGAEGGKELIGSVLDDTLHTSAGSSLIVKSDIVREIDGFDESFNRFQDPEFLIRVLKQGKLACVNETLLLRYETGSPPADSVAKADDHYLRTFAEDVKRLEKQGIDVTGAHNYILSRQYFNEGKFRTGFRYLKRSKRPELRQIPGLIMNLYAGARANIE; from the coding sequence GTGAGCGTGATCGTGCCAACATACAATCGGGCACACTCGCTGCCTCGAACCATTGAAAGCGTTCTTTCCCAGACACTTGAAGATATAGAACTCATCATCGTTGATGATGCATCTGACGATAATACAACAGAGGTCGTTGCGTCGTATGACGATGACCGAATCCGCTTTTATAAACACGAAGAAAATCAGGGCGCAAGTGCCGCACGTAACACAGGGATTGAGCACGCAGAGGGACAGTACATGGCGTTTCTCGATTCAGATGACGTATGGCTCCCGACAAAACTCGAAAAGCAAGTTCTTACTCTTGAATTGCGATCTGATGACTGGGTTGCTGCCTACTGCAAGGCAGAAACGGTCCACCCAAACGGTCAAAATGCGATTGTAAAGTGGGCTACGCAGCTTATTTCACGACGAAATAAAACTGAAGGTGCAGAGGGTGGAAAAGAACTCATCGGTTCGGTCCTTGATGATACTCTTCACACAAGTGCCGGATCTTCTCTAATTGTAAAAAGTGATATTGTAAGGGAAATTGATGGTTTTGACGAGTCATTTAACCGCTTTCAGGATCCTGAATTTCTCATTCGTGTGCTTAAACAGGGTAAACTCGCATGCGTCAATGAAACTCTTCTCCTTAGATACGAAACTGGTTCCCCTCCAGCAGATTCGGTTGCAAAAGCAGATGATCACTACCTTCGGACCTTTGCTGAGGACGTTAAACGCCTCGAAAAGCAGGGAATAGATGTGACTGGTGCACATAATTATATTCTCTCCAGACAATATTTCAATGAAGGTAAATTTCGGACTGGATTCCGATATCTCAAGCGTTCGAAAAGGCCCGAATTACGGCAGATTCCAGGCTTAATAATGAATCTGTATGCAGGAGCAAGAGCAAATATTGAATGA
- a CDS encoding DUF7344 domain-containing protein, translated as MSATTQTLSDKSSLENGDESYELSKDKIFHLLQTQRRRYALRYLKEQDGPVEMRDLAEQVAAWENDTTVQALASNERQRVYIALYQSHLPKLDNEDIIDYNQSRGIVKRGPLADQFDPYLELNDTTSDELSDTEDKIDSDRWFRYYRWVTAMSAGTFAAVWLNVPIISSAPIQTLGAMTVGLYAFISSAQFALR; from the coding sequence ATGAGCGCTACGACGCAGACTCTCTCTGATAAATCGTCATTGGAAAACGGCGACGAATCATACGAGCTGTCGAAGGACAAAATATTTCATCTCCTGCAAACTCAACGCAGGCGATACGCACTTCGTTATCTCAAAGAACAAGATGGGCCAGTTGAAATGCGCGACCTCGCAGAACAAGTTGCAGCTTGGGAAAACGATACAACGGTACAAGCACTTGCTTCGAATGAGCGCCAGCGAGTATACATCGCACTGTATCAATCCCATTTGCCAAAACTTGACAATGAAGATATTATAGATTATAACCAAAGTCGTGGGATTGTCAAACGCGGCCCACTTGCTGACCAATTTGATCCGTATCTTGAATTGAACGACACAACATCTGATGAATTGTCTGATACGGAGGACAAAATAGATAGCGACCGCTGGTTCAGGTATTATCGTTGGGTGACTGCAATGAGTGCTGGGACGTTTGCCGCCGTCTGGTTGAATGTCCCGATTATCTCATCTGCGCCTATCCAAACTCTCGGTGCAATGACTGTTGGCCTTTACGCATTTATCTCCAGTGCTCAGTTTGCACTACGGTGA
- a CDS encoding DUF7563 family protein, protein MSTDLSETRSVDDSKTADTRCRNCGSFVTPQFTRVFGNNQNQIFGCFECMTATDVKQGNANNPKEADRAREKMR, encoded by the coding sequence ATGTCGACGGACCTGAGCGAAACTCGAAGCGTCGATGACAGTAAAACGGCAGACACCCGGTGTCGTAATTGTGGATCGTTTGTGACACCACAATTCACCCGTGTTTTCGGAAATAACCAAAACCAGATCTTTGGCTGTTTTGAGTGTATGACTGCGACTGACGTGAAACAAGGGAACGCAAACAATCCTAAGGAAGCCGATCGCGCTCGTGAGAAAATGCGATAA
- the glmU gene encoding bifunctional sugar-1-phosphate nucleotidylyltransferase/acetyltransferase: MQAIVLAAGEGTRMRPLSGSVPKPMLPVANEPLVAHTTRAAIEAGAEEIVLVVGYEADTVREYFGTEYAGVPVKYAVQEEQRGTADAVRAAQHHINGPFAVLNGDNLYDTAAVKRLLSNGPSVGTYRVEDPSNYGVISTDGNYVTDIVEKPDDPPTDLANTGSYVFPERARDWLDVGESERGEFEITDVVERVISEYDVTAVEVERWLDVGRPWELLEANEWKLAELKRDVQGDVSEQAVLEGNVVVEEGATVKAGVVIEGPALIRKGANIGPNAYIRGATLVSEGAKVGHSVEVKNSILSPGATVGHLSYIGDSVLGRDVNFGAGTNVANLRHDDADIKFTVKGDRVSTERRKFGVIAGDNAKTGINTSLTPGLKLSTEAKTLPGEVVKRDK; encoded by the coding sequence ATGCAGGCAATTGTTCTTGCGGCGGGTGAAGGGACGCGAATGAGACCACTCTCCGGGTCGGTTCCGAAACCAATGTTGCCGGTTGCAAATGAACCACTCGTCGCTCATACGACACGAGCTGCTATCGAAGCTGGGGCTGAAGAGATCGTTCTCGTCGTTGGCTATGAAGCAGACACAGTTCGCGAATATTTCGGCACAGAGTACGCTGGAGTTCCCGTCAAATACGCCGTCCAAGAGGAACAACGTGGTACGGCTGATGCTGTTCGTGCAGCACAACATCATATCAATGGACCATTTGCTGTACTCAACGGTGACAATCTCTATGATACGGCTGCTGTAAAACGCCTCTTAAGTAATGGACCAAGCGTAGGAACGTACCGAGTTGAAGATCCCTCGAATTATGGTGTGATCTCAACGGATGGAAACTATGTAACCGATATTGTAGAAAAGCCAGATGACCCACCAACTGACCTCGCGAATACCGGATCATACGTATTCCCAGAAAGGGCACGTGATTGGCTCGATGTTGGGGAAAGTGAACGTGGTGAATTCGAAATTACAGATGTAGTCGAGCGCGTCATTTCGGAATATGATGTTACTGCAGTCGAAGTTGAACGCTGGCTTGACGTCGGACGACCGTGGGAACTACTGGAAGCCAACGAATGGAAACTGGCAGAACTGAAACGTGACGTGCAGGGAGACGTGAGCGAACAGGCCGTTCTCGAAGGGAATGTTGTTGTCGAAGAGGGTGCAACAGTGAAGGCGGGTGTCGTTATTGAGGGTCCTGCATTGATTCGTAAAGGTGCCAATATTGGACCAAATGCCTACATTCGTGGGGCGACACTCGTCAGCGAAGGAGCGAAAGTTGGACACAGTGTCGAAGTTAAAAACAGCATTCTATCTCCAGGTGCGACCGTTGGCCATCTTTCGTATATTGGTGATAGCGTCCTCGGGCGAGATGTGAACTTCGGTGCAGGTACCAACGTAGCGAACCTCCGCCACGACGACGCAGACATCAAGTTTACAGTTAAAGGTGACCGTGTCTCCACCGAACGGCGAAAATTCGGTGTTATTGCCGGTGACAACGCAAAAACAGGCATCAATACAAGTCTCACTCCAGGACTGAAGCTCTCGACGGAAGCGAAGACGCTTCCAGGCGAAGTTGTAAAACGAGACAAGTAG
- a CDS encoding PH domain-containing protein, translated as MEKNSDASWLHLTPEEEVLWMGHQSIYRILPVITAGFIVILLGIGLTGSNILGQARWLGVIFILVGCVIALPSILRWRFEWYVLTTEEIYHKRGIISTDVTQIRLDRIQNTACTQSLIERIFDYGDVTVYTAGSGTMDLVFSNISNPQSVNKLLTEQLGRVSIQ; from the coding sequence ATGGAGAAAAACTCCGATGCGTCATGGCTTCATCTCACACCTGAAGAAGAAGTACTTTGGATGGGCCATCAAAGCATTTATCGCATTTTACCGGTTATAACAGCTGGATTCATCGTAATTCTCCTTGGTATAGGGCTAACTGGGAGCAACATTCTTGGACAAGCACGGTGGCTTGGGGTGATTTTCATATTGGTCGGATGTGTCATTGCCTTACCGTCGATTCTCCGATGGCGTTTCGAATGGTATGTTCTCACAACCGAAGAGATATACCACAAGCGTGGCATTATTTCTACAGACGTCACACAAATACGACTTGATCGAATACAGAATACGGCTTGCACTCAATCCCTAATTGAGCGAATATTTGATTACGGAGACGTCACCGTATATACTGCCGGATCTGGAACGATGGATCTCGTTTTTTCAAATATTTCCAATCCTCAGTCAGTAAATAAACTATTAACGGAACAACTAGGACGTGTATCCATACAATGA
- a CDS encoding NAD+ synthase gives MTVLRIAIAQQNYTVGDVAGNTKKIVSAVQRAREQNAGLIVFSELALVGYPPQDLIKRESFVNDQRNALDQIAEEATDITALVGFVAGNPHEYGKPVRNSVAVCRDGNIVSQIGKRLLPTYDVFDEDRYFDSVDRQPVISFPGPGATLNLGVSICEDAWNEPDIWERPAYDVDPIDDLVRGGADLLINCSASPFYGGKGQFRDKLFSAHATDHKKWLIFVNQVGANDELIFDGRSFIISPDGTIVCRLAAFKEDFTVYDLPLTKNSSNESTISDDPKKGPNEIRKALELGIRDYLHKSGFKQVLVGLSGGIDSSVTASLAVEALGADNVLGVAMATRYTSNESKVDARTLASNLDIDFIDAPIENIFESFESALNPIFDATSEVAEENIQARVRGTTLMAIANEQNRLLLATSNRSELAVGYCTLYGDMCGALAPLADCPKTLVYELAEIINERGTVIPQRVIDKPPSAELRADQTDEDDLPPYKILDSILAGYIDAGKTADELVESGHNRETVRRVLSMLHRSEYKRFQAPPVLKVSPKAFGIGWRYPLAAENENLLPK, from the coding sequence ATGACCGTACTACGGATTGCAATTGCCCAACAGAACTACACTGTGGGAGATGTGGCGGGAAATACCAAAAAGATAGTGTCGGCTGTCCAGCGTGCACGTGAACAAAATGCTGGCCTTATTGTGTTTTCAGAACTTGCCCTTGTTGGTTATCCACCACAAGATCTGATCAAACGTGAATCATTTGTTAATGACCAGCGTAATGCTCTCGACCAAATTGCGGAGGAAGCAACTGATATCACCGCACTTGTAGGGTTCGTGGCAGGCAACCCACACGAATACGGCAAACCAGTTCGGAACTCGGTTGCAGTATGTCGAGATGGCAATATCGTTAGTCAAATCGGAAAACGACTGCTTCCAACCTACGACGTGTTCGATGAAGACCGATATTTCGACTCGGTAGATCGTCAACCAGTTATCTCATTCCCTGGGCCCGGTGCTACTCTTAATTTGGGCGTGAGTATTTGTGAGGATGCATGGAATGAACCCGACATATGGGAGCGACCAGCATATGACGTAGACCCAATTGATGATCTAGTAAGGGGCGGGGCCGACTTGCTGATCAACTGTTCTGCGAGCCCCTTCTATGGTGGCAAGGGACAGTTTCGAGACAAACTATTCAGTGCACACGCTACCGACCACAAAAAGTGGCTCATTTTCGTGAACCAAGTTGGAGCAAACGACGAACTGATATTTGATGGGCGGTCGTTCATCATCTCTCCAGACGGAACCATTGTCTGTCGACTTGCAGCGTTCAAGGAGGATTTCACTGTGTATGACCTGCCACTTACCAAAAATTCATCCAACGAGAGCACCATCTCTGACGACCCCAAAAAGGGTCCCAACGAAATTCGGAAGGCACTCGAACTTGGTATTCGCGATTATCTCCACAAATCCGGATTCAAACAGGTACTTGTGGGCCTTTCGGGTGGTATCGACTCATCAGTAACTGCGTCGCTTGCCGTTGAAGCTCTTGGGGCGGATAACGTCCTTGGGGTCGCGATGGCTACTAGATACACTAGCAACGAAAGCAAGGTTGACGCCCGTACTCTCGCTTCAAATCTTGATATCGACTTTATCGATGCACCTATTGAGAATATCTTCGAATCGTTTGAATCTGCACTCAACCCTATCTTCGATGCTACCTCGGAAGTCGCGGAGGAGAACATACAGGCGAGAGTTCGCGGGACGACACTTATGGCAATCGCCAACGAACAAAATAGGCTTCTCCTCGCAACTAGCAACCGGAGCGAACTCGCAGTCGGTTACTGTACCCTCTATGGTGACATGTGCGGCGCACTCGCGCCACTCGCTGATTGCCCGAAAACACTCGTATACGAACTCGCGGAAATAATAAATGAACGTGGGACAGTCATTCCACAGCGTGTTATCGACAAACCACCTTCTGCTGAACTTCGTGCCGACCAAACCGACGAGGACGACCTGCCACCCTACAAAATCCTCGATTCGATTTTGGCGGGGTACATCGATGCTGGCAAAACTGCCGACGAATTAGTCGAATCAGGGCATAACCGTGAAACAGTTCGGCGAGTGCTTTCGATGCTCCATCGATCAGAGTACAAGCGATTTCAGGCCCCCCCTGTTTTGAAGGTGTCCCCGAAAGCGTTCGGTATCGGGTGGCGGTATCCATTGGCGGCCGAGAATGAGAACCTTCTCCCGAAGTAA
- a CDS encoding glycyl aminopeptidase yields the protein MSSEGFVTGETKNSEHALRWNGETESPSVTVTTDIDEGNGREFTSTDRWILAPTPRLTVAWMPSGDDEWKYRHPLENDYPDATIKFADRGVLGSAFTYIGAYKEHTHHADGQRFRMIVVDGASPSDSPGKVFKSLTSASKRLPGESPDKVLAFVLPDPSWRGGYASPSHDEIWVHEDAHLSDPQNLWLHEYVHTRQSFKLGDRMAWFREASAAYFASNLTMEQGRTSKSDVAQMLTRNGFDESVLSKSNTWASNEVPYYRGAYALWALDAKIRKATDGDRSLFDVFERMNAHKGPISYADFRAIVANVAEQSMNSWLNEHVTTSATPKLQDITSGLGGYSESGDVRSSNDGKASNRDRNYGISNSDRFSTMTGDLSSTLILSCGLGLIGLMFGLTLAQYISRLIERVWKR from the coding sequence GTGTCCTCGGAAGGCTTTGTTACCGGCGAAACGAAGAACAGTGAGCACGCGCTTCGCTGGAATGGCGAAACCGAATCACCGTCAGTTACAGTTACTACCGATATAGACGAAGGGAACGGTCGAGAGTTCACGTCCACCGACAGGTGGATACTCGCACCGACTCCACGACTGACGGTTGCCTGGATGCCGTCGGGAGATGATGAGTGGAAGTACCGACATCCGCTTGAGAACGATTATCCCGATGCAACGATTAAGTTCGCTGATCGCGGTGTGCTTGGCTCAGCGTTCACCTACATTGGTGCGTACAAAGAGCACACTCACCACGCGGATGGCCAGCGATTTCGGATGATCGTCGTCGACGGGGCATCACCTTCCGATTCGCCCGGCAAAGTATTCAAATCGCTCACCTCAGCGAGCAAGCGTCTGCCGGGTGAGTCACCAGACAAAGTGCTCGCGTTCGTCCTGCCGGATCCCAGTTGGCGCGGTGGGTACGCCTCGCCGTCTCACGACGAAATCTGGGTACATGAGGATGCACACCTCTCCGACCCGCAAAATCTCTGGCTTCATGAATACGTCCATACGCGACAGTCGTTCAAACTCGGAGATAGAATGGCGTGGTTCCGCGAAGCCAGTGCCGCCTACTTCGCATCCAATTTGACGATGGAACAGGGGCGAACGTCGAAATCAGACGTTGCACAGATGCTTACTAGGAACGGGTTCGACGAATCGGTGCTATCCAAGTCGAACACATGGGCGAGCAACGAAGTGCCGTACTACCGAGGTGCCTACGCGCTGTGGGCGTTGGACGCGAAGATTCGAAAAGCGACTGACGGAGACCGAAGTCTGTTCGACGTCTTCGAACGTATGAATGCTCACAAGGGACCAATTTCATACGCCGACTTCCGAGCTATCGTCGCGAATGTCGCAGAACAGTCGATGAACTCGTGGCTCAATGAGCATGTTACCACGTCCGCAACACCAAAACTGCAAGATATTACGAGCGGTCTCGGCGGGTATTCAGAATCCGGTGACGTCAGAAGTTCGAACGACGGAAAAGCCTCCAATAGGGATCGAAACTACGGTATTTCTAATTCCGACCGTTTTTCCACGATGACTGGGGACCTTTCTTCTACGTTGATATTGTCGTGTGGTCTCGGCCTCATTGGACTGATGTTTGGGCTAACGTTAGCACAATACATATCAAGGTTAATCGAGCGCGTGTGGAAGCGATAA